The Solanum lycopersicum chromosome 9, SLM_r2.1 genome window below encodes:
- the LOC101264149 gene encoding LOB domain-containing protein 24-like produces the protein MNDADAKGKCAAFKYQRKRCQENCPLAPFFPSNKFEDFKNVSRLYKVSTIIEMLNSVADNEKKAKMVETLILEAKIRSENPVYGSIAIQNKLKLQIEETMKEIDLVKKTTDYFKELRKRAFFPKKNEETSTSGTQSFQGHKSDSTLEKATSITENLANQDVEKDR, from the exons ATGAATGACGCAGATGCAAAGGGTAAATGTGCAGCATTTAAGTACCAAAGAAAACGGTGTCAGGAGAATTGTCCGTTAGCTCCATTTTTTCCATCCAATAAATTTGAAGATTTCAAAAATGTTAGTCGACTTTACAAAGTAAGCACTATCATAGAGATGCTTAATTCTGTTGCTGACAATGAGAAAAAGGCAAAAATGGTTGAAACCCTAATTTTAGAGGCTAAGATTAGATCTGAAAATCCTGTGTACGGGAGCATAGCCATTCAAAACAAATTGAAGTTGCAAATTGAAGAAACTATGAAGGAGATTGATTTAGTGAAGAAAACAACCGATTATTTCAAGGAATTGCGTAAAAGAGCATTCTTCCCCAAg aaaaatgaagaaacctCTACAAGTGGCACACAAAGCTTTCAAGGGCACAAGTCTGACTCGACTTTGGAAAAAGCTACGAGCATTACTGAGAATCTTGCCAATCAAGATGTGGAAAAAGATAGGtga